One genomic region from Evansella sp. LMS18 encodes:
- a CDS encoding YwdI family protein has translation MEIPARIVVEKMEEELKKLKVSVEEDSSSAYREQAAVIKTYCDLLLSANAKGQTVPTVQHATVRDVESHQRPAAQPADAAASTGSSRKESASQEKKYSIYDEGDNPESDSLFDF, from the coding sequence ATGGAAATACCAGCAAGGATCGTTGTGGAAAAAATGGAAGAAGAGCTGAAAAAGCTGAAGGTTTCTGTGGAAGAAGACAGTTCCTCTGCTTATCGTGAACAGGCGGCAGTAATTAAAACCTATTGTGATTTGCTTCTGTCAGCAAACGCAAAGGGACAGACTGTGCCGACAGTTCAGCACGCCACTGTGCGAGATGTGGAAAGCCACCAGCGTCCGGCTGCCCAGCCTGCTGATGCAGCAGCCAGTACAGGCAGCAGCAGGAAAGAAAGTGCGTCACAGGAGAAGAAGTATTCCATCTATGACGAAGGAGATAATCCGGAAAGCGACAGCCTGTTTGATTTTTAA
- a CDS encoding M3 family oligoendopeptidase, producing MTNKYEDVWDLDAIFPGGSGSEEFRDFLSNLENELKECQKELDALQENSDLQIWAEKVMQAQEMGKKVREAGAFVSCLSAQDVKDEGAKLLTGRIKQLSSSYSSVMTSIDEQLLSFNEEQWEQFTSQKEMKEIVYNLNERRSMAEEKLSGDKEKLIQALSVDGYHAWGDFYNTIVGRMTVEIEEDGEIKQLSAGQAANKMNSKSSEMRKHAFKQYEKAWAQESELFANTLNHLAGFRLQTYEARGWDDVLKEPLEINRMEKETLNVMWETITQNKPDFVDYMNRKAELLGEERLDMVDIGAPLSENVEEVSYDEAADMIIEQFNSFSPKMAEFTKMAFEDRWIEAESRAGKRPGGFCTTFPLKEQSRIFMTYDGTASNVATLAHELGHAYHQYVMNDLPPMSQRYAMNVAETASTFAEMIVADATVKSAQTDEAKIQLLDDKLNRSIAFFMNIHARFLFETRFYEERKKGLVSVHRLNELMLEAQKEAYCDSLGTYSPHFWASKLHFHITGVPFYNFPYTFGYLFSMGIYAQAAKEGTGFEEKYIALLRDTGRMKVEDLAKKHLNVDLTKPDFWQDAIDLIKEDLKTFMELTAK from the coding sequence ATGACAAATAAATACGAAGATGTTTGGGACTTAGATGCTATTTTTCCAGGTGGAAGCGGTTCCGAGGAATTCAGGGATTTCCTCAGCAATCTCGAGAACGAATTAAAGGAATGCCAAAAGGAACTGGATGCTTTGCAAGAGAATTCAGATTTGCAGATTTGGGCTGAAAAAGTAATGCAGGCTCAGGAAATGGGGAAAAAGGTACGGGAGGCAGGTGCGTTTGTAAGCTGCCTGTCCGCTCAGGATGTGAAAGATGAAGGGGCAAAACTGCTTACAGGCCGCATAAAACAGCTCTCTTCATCATATTCCTCGGTGATGACATCTATCGACGAACAGCTTCTGTCATTTAATGAGGAGCAATGGGAGCAATTCACAAGCCAGAAGGAAATGAAAGAGATTGTCTATAATTTAAACGAAAGGCGCTCCATGGCTGAAGAAAAGCTTTCCGGAGACAAAGAAAAGCTTATCCAGGCTTTATCGGTGGATGGTTACCACGCCTGGGGAGATTTCTACAATACAATCGTCGGGCGGATGACCGTTGAGATTGAGGAAGATGGAGAGATAAAGCAACTTTCCGCAGGCCAGGCGGCGAATAAAATGAACTCGAAAAGCAGCGAAATGCGCAAACATGCTTTTAAACAGTATGAAAAAGCATGGGCCCAGGAATCTGAACTTTTCGCCAACACTTTAAACCATCTTGCTGGTTTCCGCCTGCAAACATATGAGGCGAGAGGCTGGGACGATGTATTGAAAGAGCCTCTGGAAATAAACCGGATGGAAAAGGAAACACTGAATGTAATGTGGGAGACAATCACACAGAACAAGCCTGATTTTGTAGATTACATGAACCGCAAGGCGGAGCTTTTGGGGGAAGAGCGGCTGGATATGGTGGATATCGGAGCGCCCCTTTCTGAAAATGTGGAGGAAGTAAGCTATGATGAAGCGGCGGATATGATTATTGAGCAGTTTAATTCCTTCAGCCCGAAAATGGCTGAGTTTACAAAAATGGCCTTTGAAGACCGGTGGATTGAAGCGGAAAGCCGGGCCGGAAAGAGGCCGGGGGGCTTCTGTACAACTTTCCCTCTGAAAGAGCAGTCCCGTATTTTTATGACGTATGATGGTACGGCTTCAAACGTTGCCACTCTTGCCCATGAGCTTGGGCATGCTTATCATCAGTATGTCATGAATGATCTTCCGCCAATGTCCCAGAGGTATGCGATGAATGTTGCGGAAACTGCTTCCACCTTTGCGGAAATGATCGTTGCCGATGCCACAGTCAAAAGTGCGCAGACAGATGAGGCGAAAATCCAGCTCCTTGATGATAAACTGAACAGGAGCATAGCATTTTTCATGAACATACATGCCCGCTTCCTTTTTGAAACGAGGTTCTACGAGGAACGGAAGAAAGGCCTTGTGAGTGTCCACCGGCTGAATGAGTTAATGCTTGAGGCACAAAAAGAGGCGTATTGCGACTCGTTAGGAACATACTCCCCTCACTTCTGGGCATCGAAGCTCCATTTTCATATTACCGGAGTGCCGTTCTACAACTTCCCGTATACGTTCGGCTATCTGTTCAGTATGGGAATTTACGCCCAGGCGGCAAAAGAAGGAACAGGGTTCGAAGAAAAATATATTGCTCTTCTAAGAGATACGGGAAGAATGAAGGTAGAGGATCTTGCGAAAAAACATTTAAATGTCGACCTCACCAAGCCTGACTTCTGGCAGGATGCAATCGACTTAATTAAAGAAGACCTTAAAACTTTCATGGAACTCACTGCAAAATAG
- a CDS encoding NAD(P)H-binding protein, whose product MKKALVTGATGLVGRSLIYELLESGIYSEIRVLARRKTGFSGKSGIEEHIIDFDELTKHGSILEGIDDVFVTLGTTMKKAKTKDNFIKVDYTYPVQLAELAKRSGAKRFLIITAAGSDPKSPFFYSRVKGQLEEELFSLGLPSLHIFRPSLLTGERDEFRLGEKAAETASRKLSILFRGPLERYKPVDGKFVAAAMKAIAQEESSGTYLYESDKISDLGMHSKKT is encoded by the coding sequence ATGAAAAAAGCGCTTGTGACAGGAGCAACTGGTCTTGTTGGAAGGAGCCTCATTTACGAACTTCTGGAGAGCGGGATATATAGTGAAATCCGGGTTCTGGCCAGAAGAAAAACAGGTTTTTCCGGAAAAAGCGGGATTGAGGAACATATTATAGACTTTGATGAACTGACCAAACATGGAAGCATTCTTGAAGGAATTGACGATGTGTTCGTTACGCTGGGCACCACTATGAAAAAGGCAAAGACAAAGGATAACTTCATAAAGGTGGATTATACATATCCGGTTCAGCTGGCGGAACTGGCGAAACGATCAGGGGCAAAAAGGTTTTTGATTATTACCGCAGCAGGATCAGACCCAAAATCCCCGTTTTTTTACAGCCGTGTAAAAGGCCAGTTAGAGGAAGAACTGTTTTCTCTTGGGCTGCCTTCCCTGCATATTTTCAGGCCGTCCCTCTTAACGGGTGAGAGAGATGAATTCAGATTAGGAGAAAAAGCAGCCGAAACAGCCAGCCGGAAATTAAGCATACTGTTCAGAGGCCCGCTTGAAAGATATAAGCCGGTGGACGGAAAGTTTGTGGCAGCAGCCATGAAGGCTATTGCCCAGGAGGAAAGCAGCGGTACTTACTTGTATGAATCAGATAAAATAAGCGATCTCGGCATGCACTCGAAAAAAACATGA
- a CDS encoding NAD(P)-dependent oxidoreductase, protein MKHKVGFIGTGVMGKSMAGHILDGGYEVFVYNRTKAKAEELLEKGAVWCGTVAEVAEKADIIITIIGYPKDVEEVYLGDNGILNNAREGACVVDMTTSTPLLAKKISEEAGKRGIYALDAPVSGGDIGARDARLSIMAGGEQEAFDMVAPVFSLMGNNIQLQGPAGAGQYTKMTNQIAIAGAMMGVSEAMAYAKKAGLDQEKVLKSIETGAAGSFSLSKLAPRMINGDFEPGFYIKHFIKDMKIAIESAEEMGLETPGLKLAKDLYEQLAEQGEDNSGTQALYKYYIDA, encoded by the coding sequence ATGAAACATAAAGTAGGTTTTATAGGAACTGGCGTTATGGGGAAAAGCATGGCAGGCCATATTCTTGATGGAGGTTACGAAGTTTTTGTTTATAACCGCACAAAGGCTAAGGCCGAAGAGCTTCTTGAAAAAGGAGCGGTATGGTGCGGCACAGTGGCTGAAGTAGCGGAAAAAGCAGATATCATCATAACCATTATCGGTTATCCGAAGGACGTAGAGGAAGTTTACCTTGGTGACAATGGCATCCTTAATAACGCCAGGGAGGGAGCATGTGTCGTTGATATGACTACTTCAACTCCTCTTCTGGCGAAAAAAATCAGTGAAGAAGCAGGGAAACGAGGTATTTACGCCCTTGATGCGCCTGTTTCAGGAGGAGATATTGGTGCAAGAGACGCCAGACTGTCTATTATGGCCGGAGGGGAACAGGAGGCATTCGACATGGTTGCACCGGTCTTTTCATTAATGGGCAATAATATACAGCTTCAGGGCCCTGCTGGTGCCGGACAGTATACGAAGATGACAAACCAGATTGCTATTGCTGGGGCGATGATGGGTGTATCTGAAGCCATGGCTTATGCTAAAAAGGCAGGGCTCGACCAGGAAAAGGTGCTTAAAAGTATAGAAACAGGTGCTGCCGGAAGCTTCTCGCTGAGCAAACTTGCTCCAAGAATGATAAACGGTGACTTTGAACCAGGCTTTTATATTAAGCACTTCATAAAAGATATGAAAATAGCCATTGAATCTGCCGAAGAAATGGGACTGGAAACTCCGGGCCTTAAGCTTGCTAAGGATCTCTATGAGCAGCTTGCTGAACAAGGAGAAGATAACTCAGGAACCCAGGCACTGTATAAGTATTATATCGACGCTTAA
- a CDS encoding aldo/keto reductase: MPWLGLGVYKAEDGEEVKTAVKEALKAGYRSIDTAAFYMNEQGVGEAIRESGIPREEIFVTTKVWNDDHGYEETLRAFEKSRQSLGLETLDLYLIHWPVTGKFKETWQALEKLYKDGKVRAIGVSNFLIHHLEELLEDAEIVPAVNQVEYHPLLVQEQLHKYCTEKGIQLEAWSPLTRGRMFDHPLLEELSEKYGKTPAQIILRWDLQKGVVTIPKSVTPSRIQSNKDIFDFTLSEEDVKKLDKCNQNQRFGPHPDEFV; this comes from the coding sequence ATGCCCTGGCTTGGCCTGGGAGTATACAAAGCGGAAGATGGGGAAGAAGTCAAAACGGCTGTGAAAGAAGCTTTGAAAGCAGGCTACCGAAGTATTGATACCGCGGCGTTTTATATGAATGAACAAGGAGTGGGAGAAGCAATAAGAGAATCCGGTATCCCGAGAGAAGAGATTTTTGTCACGACAAAAGTATGGAATGATGACCACGGGTATGAGGAAACATTACGTGCTTTTGAAAAAAGCCGCCAAAGCCTTGGACTCGAGACACTAGATTTGTATCTCATCCACTGGCCGGTCACTGGGAAATTTAAAGAAACATGGCAGGCCCTTGAGAAACTTTATAAGGATGGCAAGGTACGGGCCATAGGTGTAAGTAACTTTCTGATTCATCATCTGGAAGAACTTCTTGAAGATGCTGAAATAGTACCCGCTGTAAACCAGGTGGAATACCACCCGCTTCTGGTACAGGAACAGCTCCATAAATACTGTACAGAAAAAGGCATTCAGCTGGAGGCCTGGAGCCCTTTGACAAGAGGCAGAATGTTTGATCATCCCCTTCTTGAAGAATTAAGCGAGAAATACGGGAAAACGCCTGCGCAGATTATTCTGCGATGGGATTTGCAAAAAGGTGTTGTCACGATTCCTAAATCAGTCACTCCTTCCCGTATTCAGTCAAATAAAGATATCTTCGACTTCACCTTATCTGAGGAGGATGTAAAGAAGCTCGACAAATGCAATCAAAATCAGCGGTTCGGACCTCATCCGGATGAGTTTGTGTAA
- a CDS encoding uracil-DNA glycosylase, giving the protein MAKLSNDWEEHLSEEFEKPYYKALREFLKIEYNEKTVYPDMHNIFNALQTTSYKNTKVVILGQDPYHGPGQAHGLSFSVQPGVKVPPSLKNIYKELNEDLGHPIPEHGYLQKWAEEGVLLLNTVLTVEKGHAASHKGRGWERFTNKVIEKLNGREEPVVFILWGKHAQEKEELITNSHHFIIRSPHPSPFSARRGFFGSRPFSKTNKFLKEAGSKEIDWELPVKTDSL; this is encoded by the coding sequence ATGGCTAAGTTATCGAACGACTGGGAGGAACATTTGAGTGAGGAATTCGAAAAGCCTTATTACAAAGCACTCCGGGAATTTTTGAAAATAGAGTATAATGAAAAAACCGTATATCCGGACATGCATAATATTTTTAATGCATTGCAAACAACGTCTTACAAAAATACAAAAGTGGTCATCCTCGGGCAGGATCCATATCACGGGCCAGGCCAGGCGCATGGATTAAGCTTTTCTGTGCAGCCAGGTGTCAAAGTCCCCCCTTCCCTGAAAAACATATACAAAGAGCTTAATGAAGATCTTGGGCACCCCATCCCTGAGCATGGATATCTCCAGAAGTGGGCCGAAGAAGGGGTGCTTCTTCTCAACACTGTATTAACAGTGGAGAAGGGACATGCCGCTTCCCATAAAGGAAGAGGCTGGGAGAGGTTCACAAATAAGGTTATCGAAAAGCTTAATGGGCGTGAGGAGCCCGTAGTCTTTATATTATGGGGGAAACACGCCCAGGAGAAAGAAGAGCTGATTACTAACAGCCATCATTTTATTATCCGTTCTCCTCATCCGAGTCCCTTTTCCGCAAGAAGAGGCTTCTTCGGCAGCAGGCCATTTTCAAAAACAAATAAGTTTTTGAAAGAGGCAGGTTCAAAAGAGATTGACTGGGAACTTCCGGTTAAAACAGACAGTCTCTAA
- a CDS encoding methyl-accepting chemotaxis protein — protein sequence MRTIRGKLTVFACGLVILTMLLASVVIIIQLSDTVERSVDGSAESSVNEVNRYIHSYFDKFQNTVELMAEDERTERYLLNDNQNLSETEFMWSDISQAYENFMELEEDVQLMYIGTSSGELVSAPVIDLPEDFDPRTRPWYENAAGNEGRIIWTDPYLDVNTGELTITGAKAVYADGRLAGVMGMDILLNDLTETLSGIELGYGGELVLLNSEGSIIVHPDDEMLGSEAGEGYINDIFQSGSAAGSVADRETDQTIYYSSVEGLNWKLLTVYKNSELYSQLTEIRNIILIVTAAAILLAAAASYIAANRIARPVRMLNGQLKRMAAGDFTEQAEIKGKDEIAQLTASVNDTSNQLKGLIASIQSSVNESRRMSEDLSAVSEETLAASDGIAGAVNEVAAGAVRQTEEIEETSNQMRGLSETVSEAGRKTNELNILSGEVKQVSETGIEKMSLLDQRTKETHNVFNQVNNAINQLTSKVDEINVVINTISEFADQTNLLALNASIEAARAGEHGLGFAVVAAEVRKLAEQSMEAAGKIRKTISDVQNETERVAGSMQGAYTLSGEQEEAVKDTQNSFVSIVEHIQKMSDSIADITGDLKKVNEQKEQMMDFMENISTVAEESAAAIEEVSASATEQVTALNLVGKSAESLNELSSELEERANRFKV from the coding sequence ATGAGAACGATTAGAGGAAAGTTGACAGTCTTTGCCTGCGGGTTAGTAATTTTAACAATGCTGCTTGCTTCTGTAGTTATTATTATTCAGCTAAGTGATACGGTGGAACGCTCCGTTGATGGGAGTGCGGAATCATCTGTTAATGAGGTGAACCGCTATATCCACTCTTATTTCGATAAGTTTCAAAATACGGTCGAATTAATGGCTGAGGACGAAAGAACTGAAAGATACTTGCTGAATGATAACCAGAATCTTTCTGAAACGGAGTTTATGTGGAGCGACATTTCACAGGCTTACGAGAATTTTATGGAACTGGAAGAAGATGTTCAGCTGATGTATATTGGCACTTCTTCAGGAGAACTCGTTTCAGCTCCTGTCATAGATTTGCCTGAGGATTTTGATCCTCGGACAAGACCCTGGTATGAGAATGCAGCAGGAAATGAAGGGAGGATTATCTGGACCGACCCGTATCTTGATGTTAACACTGGAGAGCTGACAATCACCGGCGCAAAGGCAGTCTACGCCGATGGCAGGCTTGCAGGTGTAATGGGTATGGATATTCTTCTGAACGACCTTACCGAAACTCTCAGCGGAATCGAGCTTGGTTATGGGGGGGAGCTTGTTCTCCTCAACAGCGAAGGATCAATCATTGTTCACCCAGATGATGAAATGCTTGGATCTGAGGCAGGCGAGGGGTATATCAATGATATCTTTCAGTCTGGTTCGGCAGCTGGTTCTGTAGCAGACAGGGAAACAGATCAAACCATTTATTACTCATCTGTAGAAGGGCTTAACTGGAAGCTCCTGACAGTATATAAAAATAGTGAGTTATATTCCCAGCTTACAGAAATAAGAAATATTATTCTCATCGTTACTGCTGCTGCCATTTTATTAGCCGCAGCCGCTTCCTACATTGCTGCTAACAGGATCGCCAGGCCTGTAAGGATGCTGAATGGCCAGTTAAAGAGGATGGCAGCCGGAGACTTTACAGAACAGGCGGAGATAAAAGGGAAAGATGAAATAGCCCAGCTGACGGCTTCCGTTAATGATACGAGTAATCAGTTAAAGGGGCTCATCGCTTCTATACAGTCTTCTGTCAATGAAAGCAGGCGAATGTCAGAGGACTTAAGTGCTGTCTCGGAAGAAACTCTTGCCGCCAGCGATGGAATTGCCGGTGCTGTAAATGAAGTAGCCGCAGGAGCTGTCAGGCAGACAGAGGAAATAGAAGAGACGAGCAATCAAATGCGCGGGCTCTCGGAAACAGTGAGCGAGGCAGGGAGAAAAACAAATGAGTTAAATATTCTTTCTGGCGAAGTGAAGCAGGTAAGTGAGACAGGCATTGAAAAAATGTCTCTTCTCGACCAGCGCACAAAAGAAACCCACAATGTATTTAACCAGGTGAATAATGCTATAAACCAGCTTACAAGTAAAGTAGATGAAATAAATGTAGTCATTAATACAATTTCTGAATTTGCTGACCAGACGAATCTCCTGGCACTGAACGCAAGCATTGAGGCAGCCCGTGCAGGGGAACATGGCCTAGGTTTTGCAGTAGTTGCTGCAGAAGTAAGAAAGCTTGCTGAGCAGTCTATGGAAGCGGCAGGCAAGATCAGAAAGACAATCTCTGATGTGCAGAATGAGACAGAAAGGGTAGCCGGTTCTATGCAGGGGGCGTATACGCTCAGCGGAGAGCAGGAAGAGGCGGTAAAGGACACACAAAATTCGTTTGTCTCCATTGTCGAGCACATTCAGAAGATGAGTGATTCTATTGCTGATATTACCGGAGACCTGAAAAAAGTTAATGAGCAGAAGGAACAAATGATGGACTTCATGGAGAATATCTCAACAGTGGCAGAAGAGTCTGCAGCTGCTATAGAAGAAGTGTCAGCTTCCGCAACCGAACAGGTAACCGCACTTAATTTAGTAGGGAAATCGGCGGAAAGCCTGAATGAGTTAAGTTCAGAACTGGAAGAACGGGCAAATAGATTTAAAGTGTAG
- a CDS encoding YojF family protein: MRPIDPQKLQETITNLAGKKLYIHLETTNGAYATHKDQSFFSAGAFLRNAQFSFIHGKIKGDGPYRVGLETDIGWLYAEGLTDWEIDENDRVLIAGHDHDGKLAIALQLSETPFPK, encoded by the coding sequence TTGAGACCGATAGATCCGCAAAAATTGCAGGAAACAATAACAAACCTGGCAGGAAAGAAACTTTATATCCACTTGGAAACAACAAACGGCGCTTATGCTACCCATAAAGACCAGTCATTTTTTTCAGCGGGAGCCTTTTTAAGGAATGCCCAGTTTTCTTTTATACACGGAAAGATTAAGGGAGACGGTCCTTATCGGGTAGGGCTTGAAACAGATATTGGCTGGCTTTATGCGGAAGGGCTGACCGACTGGGAAATTGATGAAAATGACAGAGTGTTAATTGCAGGCCATGATCATGATGGGAAACTGGCTATTGCTCTGCAGTTAAGTGAAACGCCTTTCCCTAAGTAA
- the bshB2 gene encoding bacillithiol biosynthesis deacetylase BshB2 → MERHVLVIFPHPDDEAFGVAGTIISHTDAGTPVTYVCLTLGEMGRNMGKPIIANRETLPEIRKKELEEACRHLGIEDLRRFGMRDKTVEFADQDALVSQIYEVIQETDPSLIITFFPGYAVHPDHNATGAAVIQAVQRLPVEARPVVHAIAFSEGCEDVLGPPDVVRDVKHVAERKFKVIEAHASQTSGVIEVMKERFLEADETVEGYMLKERFWTFPVNSDKPEK, encoded by the coding sequence ATGGAACGTCACGTACTAGTTATATTCCCACATCCGGATGATGAAGCATTCGGAGTTGCTGGAACAATAATCTCCCATACGGATGCCGGGACTCCTGTGACCTATGTCTGTCTTACTCTCGGTGAAATGGGCCGTAATATGGGGAAACCTATTATTGCAAACAGGGAGACGCTTCCCGAAATACGTAAAAAAGAACTGGAGGAAGCGTGCAGGCATTTAGGGATTGAAGATTTACGAAGATTCGGCATGAGGGATAAGACGGTGGAATTTGCCGACCAGGATGCGCTGGTCAGCCAGATTTATGAAGTCATCCAGGAAACTGATCCTTCATTAATTATCACTTTCTTCCCTGGATATGCTGTCCACCCTGACCATAATGCCACTGGCGCGGCCGTTATTCAGGCTGTCCAGAGGCTGCCTGTGGAAGCGAGGCCTGTGGTGCATGCGATTGCATTTTCAGAAGGATGTGAAGACGTTCTCGGGCCGCCTGACGTCGTCCGTGATGTGAAACATGTTGCAGAGAGAAAATTCAAGGTGATCGAAGCCCACGCTTCGCAAACTTCCGGCGTAATCGAAGTTATGAAGGAGCGTTTTCTGGAGGCAGATGAAACAGTGGAGGGCTACATGCTGAAGGAGCGTTTCTGGACCTTCCCGGTGAACAGTGATAAACCTGAAAAATAA
- a CDS encoding LTA synthase family protein: protein MKAFIKNHKFMLLALFLMWLKTIVVSGLTFNISHSGFMQTAIFVINPFVFLAVVFSLGLLFTPKVQKRYYIIVSAILTGVLYANSVYFREFSDIITLPMLVMSANMGDLSTSIVQLIYWYDIFFFTDLAVLAVLAWKTPESLTLARVHFAHSKKVFGMGAVVVLMIISVFQPGNTSSETRTHSFNRDHLVQSMGLYNFYLYDAYVHTQTSTQTVFADREDWADIEAHLEEHHLPGNPEYYGAAQDMNVIVVSLESVESFVIGETIDGEEITPFLNELIEDSLYFENFYYQTGQGKTSDAEFMINNSLYPLGRGAVFHTHADNEYDALPEILAGNGYYTASFHANDETFYNRDIMYENLGYERYFSLDDFEVDEENSVGWGMKDIDFVEQTMEHIESVPKPFYATLLTLTNHFPYELDKEDHFISEYDSESEILNRYFPTVRYTDEAMKLLVEQLKEDGIYENTMIVMYGDHYGIAESHYDALGEFLGKDMTLKDAVELNRVPLIIHIPGMEGQTYDTVSGQIDVKPTILNLLGIPAENQFMFGRDLLAEERDSFTVLRNGTVITDEYIYVNDNCLEAESGSSVPLERCIPLMHRGERDLYYSDKIIYGDLFRFR from the coding sequence ATGAAAGCTTTTATTAAAAACCACAAATTTATGCTGCTGGCCTTGTTCCTTATGTGGTTAAAAACCATTGTGGTCTCCGGCTTAACCTTTAATATCAGCCACAGCGGGTTCATGCAGACCGCTATTTTTGTAATCAATCCGTTTGTTTTCCTTGCTGTTGTATTTTCCTTAGGATTGCTGTTCACACCTAAGGTTCAGAAGAGATACTATATTATCGTAAGTGCAATCTTAACAGGTGTCCTGTATGCCAATTCAGTGTATTTCCGTGAATTCAGTGATATTATAACGCTGCCAATGCTCGTGATGAGCGCGAATATGGGTGATTTGAGCACAAGCATCGTCCAGCTGATTTACTGGTATGACATATTTTTCTTTACAGATCTGGCCGTTCTGGCGGTACTGGCGTGGAAAACTCCGGAAAGCTTAACTCTGGCCAGGGTCCATTTTGCACACTCAAAAAAGGTGTTTGGAATGGGTGCTGTTGTGGTATTAATGATTATCAGTGTTTTTCAGCCGGGTAACACCAGCTCGGAAACCCGGACACACTCCTTCAACAGAGACCACCTTGTACAAAGCATGGGGCTCTACAATTTTTACCTTTATGATGCCTACGTCCATACTCAGACAAGCACACAGACAGTTTTTGCGGACAGAGAAGACTGGGCAGATATTGAAGCTCATCTGGAGGAGCATCATTTGCCGGGGAACCCGGAATACTATGGTGCTGCACAGGATATGAATGTGATTGTAGTTTCCCTGGAATCTGTCGAAAGTTTTGTTATTGGGGAAACAATCGATGGAGAGGAAATTACTCCATTCTTGAATGAGCTTATTGAAGACAGCTTGTACTTTGAAAATTTTTATTACCAGACAGGGCAGGGAAAGACATCAGATGCGGAGTTCATGATAAATAACTCCCTCTATCCCCTTGGAAGAGGGGCGGTATTCCATACACATGCCGACAATGAATACGATGCCCTTCCTGAGATTCTGGCTGGCAATGGCTATTATACAGCTTCGTTTCACGCAAATGATGAGACATTCTATAACCGGGATATCATGTATGAAAATCTTGGCTACGAACGTTATTTCTCTCTCGACGACTTTGAGGTGGATGAGGAAAATTCCGTTGGCTGGGGTATGAAGGATATTGATTTTGTAGAACAGACAATGGAACATATTGAGTCAGTCCCAAAACCTTTTTATGCTACGCTGCTAACTTTAACCAACCATTTTCCTTATGAACTGGACAAAGAAGACCATTTCATTAGTGAGTATGATTCTGAAAGTGAAATATTGAACCGTTATTTTCCCACCGTCCGTTATACGGATGAGGCTATGAAGCTTCTTGTGGAGCAGCTAAAAGAGGATGGTATCTACGAGAATACAATGATTGTTATGTATGGGGATCATTACGGAATCGCGGAAAGCCACTATGACGCTCTTGGTGAGTTTCTTGGAAAGGATATGACTCTTAAGGATGCAGTGGAGTTAAACAGGGTGCCTCTCATCATTCATATCCCGGGTATGGAAGGGCAGACGTACGATACCGTCTCCGGCCAGATAGATGTTAAGCCGACTATATTGAATCTCCTGGGAATCCCTGCGGAAAATCAGTTTATGTTCGGAAGGGATCTGCTGGCTGAGGAAAGAGACAGTTTCACGGTGCTGAGGAATGGGACAGTGATTACAGATGAGTATATCTATGTAAATGATAACTGCCTGGAGGCCGAGAGCGGTTCTTCAGTACCGCTAGAGAGATGTATACCCTTGATGCACCGGGGAGAACGTGATCTCTATTATTCCGATAAAATAATTTACGGTGACTTGTTCAGGTTTCGATAA